The following DNA comes from Camelina sativa cultivar DH55 chromosome 14, Cs, whole genome shotgun sequence.
TATTATTTCAGATCATAGAAACGGGCTTACCAATTTCACCAGAAAGTTTCTTGGAGTTTCTTCCTGGCCCTGTAGAGGATTTATTCCGACGTGCTTCTGCCATAAATTTCCATTTTGAAAACATATCATCTCCTCCAAAGGCTGCATGAACAGCAACATTTGCAGCCTTAGCTCTCCTCTCATCTGATTCCTTCTTTGCCTGACTTATTATGAAACCTCGTTTAGTATATGTATGTGCAAGTGCGCAGGTTTATGTAATTGGCTCAATTTTTACATACCTTCACTTGTCTGGAATGGTTGtcttctttttcaaaatcattttcttcattctacatcaatgAAAATTATGAAACCTTAGCCTTCTTAAGACAACAGATATTGAGCTTCGGACACAAACCTTAGCCTTTTCTTCTCCACCATGTTTCTTTTCCCATTCCTCCTTCGCCTTCCGATtcatttcattaatttctttcCGGATATCAGACGTGATAAAAGTCTGATGTCTACACTTCTCAGCATCAGTCCGCTGCATAAGCATATTTTAACTTCAGTAAGATTCAGACACAACAAGCATTAACCAGGCATGAGAAGAGAAAGTAGACTGACCTGCTTTGATATTCGTATTATATTCGACAATAGTCCCCGCATCCTTTCCTCCACGCACTGAATGCACAAAactatgagaaaaaaaaagaaacaagaaatctaAATTGAAGGATAATAATTCCCAGCAGGTGTAGACATCTCACCAGAGACAAGCACCGCTCTACATCATGGTCTATATGCTTTAACCCACGTTTTGCCACTgtcatatatgaaaatatatataaacttcttcTCCAAGTAAAGATCAAAGAAGCAGCTAAGAGATGGGTTGAAAAACCCAACTAATTTCTGTCAGCTTTCTCTGCAGTGGAATTTTCTGCAAAATCGTTTTTGCTTCCTCTTCAGGCACAACTCTTCGAGATGCTATAGCAACACGACTGTTTTTTTTAGGCCCAGAATCTAATAATTGTTTTTCCTCTTCCTGGAACAGATGCAGAAAATAATTTAGTTCATTCGTTTCTCTATATCCAGGTTTCGATTGAGAAGTGCAGCTACCAGAAAACATACCTGAAGATTGATGCCACTGACAGCAGTGACatcattaaaattttcaatacttCGATCTGAAGAAGGTCCACAaagtttttgcttctttctgTACATTACCACATTTTATAAGACGTCAATATAATTACTATAAATTGCAAATAAATGAGGAGATTATCAAAAAGCAAACATTAAAAAGGAAGAGTAATCTATGGGCGCTGTAAATACTTCCTCTTTCACAAACCAGCCAGCTCTATTACCTTGATGGTGGCATCGACGAACCTAGTGCCTTAAGAGGTTTCTTCTGACCAACAGAAGGCATGACCGGTGTCTTCCTGACATTAGCTGCTGTGGGAATGGTCCCAGGTGAGGCAGGGAGATATACCTGACGAGtacacaaacaaatttatagtgaGATAAAAGTTCAAAGCCAAAACAGGGACAAACAGAAGCCAGAGTGGTCCAAAATATAAGCACCACAAAACCAATGCAACATCGGTTGAAGAGAAATCAACCAAATTTCATTTGGATCTGTCTTCTAAGagtataattttataagttacCATCGTGCTAGAGCCCAGCTGTGTTGTCATTGAAGGAGAAACAGAGCTTGCAGAGGTGGTAGATGTGGATAAAACCATCTTAGAAGACTGCTTCTCCACGTCCTCATTTGAACTAATTGGAATAGCATTTTTCTGTTCCAGTGGAACATTAGTTACGCCTTGCTTCACCAATGTTAGAGGCTTCTGTGCCTGGTCAAAACTTTGATCACTCGATATCTGCTTCACATGGACTACTGATGAAGAAGGGCCCACTGTCTGGTCCTTGGTGGCTGATTCTTGCAAAGGAGCAATATATAGATTGAGGGATGAGTTGTTTTGGAAGTTGGATACAGGGCCATCCTGAACCCTGCTTGGACAATTTACAGAAGTTTGCCTCTCAAACTTGAGCACATTCGTCATGTTTATCGTATACTTGGTCGCCCCTTCAACACTGGCTGGTACCACATTCTGATTGTTAGCCATGTGCTGGAAATCAGGAAGTCTCGCTCTCGGCAATGAACCAGGAGAATTGAAATTTGTCGGTGGGTATGAATTAAGACTTTCATAGTTGGTATCCATATGAAAAGAACTAGATGGGAGCTGCACGTATTGCTCGGGATGCTTATTTAATGCCTGAATAGTAGCTGAACTGCTTAAGGTTTCTGAACTTGTAGAAGGCAGTTGGTTAACTTGAACTACATGAGGATCAGATTCTTGAGCACTGATTTCTGCAGTTAAAGATTGAATCAGAAAGTTAATAAGATCTATGATAACTACAAAAGTAAATGGCTTCAGTTGAATAATTTATACCAGCAGATTTAGACACGTTGACATGGTTTGGGCGTCCAGGTATTTTGATCCCCATATTTCCCTAATgacatatatagttttatcaGTGAGCCAAAATTCCAAGACAAAAAGTATTCAATACTGATTGATTATTATTGCAGCACTTTTCAAGTGAGATTGCTTTCTCAGCATACGTTCACATGCGACATGTTTCATTATGTTCCAAGTCTACTTTAGGGTGTACATAAATCTATCACTGAAACATAACAGACGCAATAGAAATCCAATTTATAGGGGTTCCTATCACTAATTGCACTTTACAGCAATGCTGATAAAATCTGGAAGTATAATTTAAAACCACTTAAACAGTACCCTGGAAGATGTTAGAGAAGTTCGGATGAAATGAGGCAACTAAGAACAGGAAACCCCTGACTAAACAAGCAACACAGAGATTTAAACAAATTTCATAACATCCATTGAACTGCTGAGAGATGAGGTATATTAGCTATAGGTATAATGGTCAAGGATCCCATTCTTGATGGCAAGAGGATTCAATGTTCTGGATATAACAATCTGAAGCACtatacatatcaaattaatGATCAAAATTACACCAACCAATTTCCTTAACTCTTATATATGATAACAAATTAGtttgccacaaaaaaaaaaaaccttttaaacagAAGTATATGCTCAAAAGGCTCTTAACTGAAGCGTCACCAGTTACCTATGTTAAGGCCAATGCTATGTGCTTACAAGCTAATtgtacataaatatattaactaAACTCTACTTAGGGTCAATAATTGAAACTCATTGAAGTACTTATACTCATTGAAGAAAACTGAAAGAGTAGTACCTGTTGTAACTGATACTTTTCAATACTTCCATCTAAAGAAGTTCCACAtagtttttgcttctttctgTATATTAACAAATTCTATAAGACTTCAATATAATAATTGGAAATTGCAAATAAATGATAAGGAGATTATCAAAAAGTAAAGATGAAAAAGGAAGAGTAGTCTATGGACGCTATAAATAATTCCTCATTCACAAACAAGCCAGCTCTATTACCTTGATAGTGGCATCGAAGAACCTAGTGCCTCAAGAGGTTTCTTCTGACCAACAGACGGCATTTCCGGTGTCTTCATGACGTAAGCTACTGTGGGAATCGTCCCAGATGGCTGAGGGAGATATACCTGATGAGTATACACAAACAACTTAGATAGTCCATTTACTCTTCACAAACAGAAGCCAGGGTGGTCCAAAATATAAGCACCACAAAACCAATGCAACATCGGTTGAAGAGACATCAACCAAATTGCATTTGTATCTGTCTTTTGAGAGTATATAATTATAAGTTACCATCGTGCTGGATCCCAGATGTGTTGTCATTGGAGGATAAACAGAGCTTGCAGAGGTGTTAGATGTGGATAAAACCATTTTAGAAGACTGCTTCTCCAAGTCATCATTTGAACTATTTGGAATTGCATTGTTCTGTTCCAGTGGAACATTAGCCACGCCTTGCTTCACCAAAGAATGAGGCTTCTGTGCCTGGTCAAAACTTTGATCAACTGATTTCTGCTTCACATGGACCACCGATGAAGAAGGGCCAACTGTCTGGTCCTTGGTGACTGATTCTTGCAAAGGAGCAGAATATAGAGGCAGGGAAAAATTGTTCTGGAAGTTGGATACAGAGCCATCCTTAACCGTACTTGGACTATTTACAGAAGTTGGCCTCTCAAACTTGGGTACTTTCGTCATGTCTATCGTAGACTTGTTCGGTGCTTCAACACTGGCTGGTACCACATTCTGATTGTTAGCCATGTGCTGGAAATCAGGAAGTCTCGCTCTCGGCATTGAACCAGGAGGAGAACTGAAATTTGTCCCTGGGTATGAATTAAGACTTCCCGAGTTGGTATCCTTATGAGAAGAACTTGAATGAGTCTGCATGTATTGCTCGGGATGCTTATTTAATCCCTGCTCAGTAGCTGAACTGCTTAAGGTGCCTGAAACTGTAGAAGGCGGTTGGTTAAATTGAACTTCACTAGGAGCAGATTCTTGAGCACTGATTTCTGCAGTGAAAGATTAAATCAGGGATTCGTTTTGTATGCTACAAGGAAATCATAAGAGAAGATGAATAATAATTGCAAAAGTAAATGGCATCAGCTGAATAATTTATACCAGCAGGTTTAGACACTTTGTCATGGTTTCGGCGTTTGATCCCCATATTTCCCTGATAACATATATAGTTATCAGTGAGccaatattacatatatatatatatatatatatatcactcgAAATCCTATCTATAGAGTTCTTATTATCACTAATTGCAGTTAGAGACAGCTAAATGAAATTCATTGCAGAAGTTATAAAATGCTAAGAAAATATGAATACCGGTTGTAGCTGATGCAGTTTGCTAATAACTGATCTGATCATCTGATCACCAACAGCAACCTTCAGATGTCGTATGAGCCTATCTGTTGTAATTTCTTTTCTCTGCAATCAAAGTATTGAGAGAGTCTTCCATCAGACTGCCAATTCATTcatatatgtaaacaaaaaagCCTCACCTTGAGTTTACAATACAGGTTTTCAAATTGATTCTTTCTATCTTTGTTGAGGTCTGTTAAGATACGAAGCAAATCAGAAACTCGTGCTGGTATAAGACCATGTTCCACTCCACGAGCCTGTTGGCTACTCATCTTTGGTAGTTTCGTACACTGAGGATGATGTATTCCTGATTCGTTACCATTAGGATTGCTTATAGACTTCAGATCactcaagaaaatcaaaagtttcgcatatgaattagggttttcaaaacCGAACCTTCGATATCTCGAATCAGAGCTTCCTGAAACATGTTCAATTCATCTTCGGAATGCTTANaaaaaaaaaaaaaaaaaaaaaagcctcacCTTGAGTTTACAATACAGGTTTTGAAAATGACTCTTTCTATCTTTGTTGAGGTCTGCTAAGATACGAAGCAAATCAGAAACTCGTGCTGGTGTAAGACCATGTTTCACCCCATGAGCCTGTTGGCTACTCATCTTTGGCAGTTTCGTACACTGAGGTTGATGTATTCCTGATTCATTCATTACCAATAGGATTGTTTATAGACTTCAGATCactcaagaaaatcaaaaagtttCGCAtatgaattagggttttcaaaacGAACCTTCGATATCTCGAATCAGAGCTTCCTGAAATAGGTTTATGTCATCTTCCGAATGCTTAGAGTCACCCTAACGACACATTTGAATGCGAAATTAAAGATGCTGCGAGCCATAGAGGCAAAGGCAGTACGGAGATGGAAAAGGAGAGTGGGGAATTCGAAATCTAACCTTGTCGTCTTCTTCTAGGAGCTTTACAATGGAGAGATCCATGGTGCCCCAATGTCAAAGAGCTCAAACGAAGAGGGAATTTTACAAAGGAAACGAATTTGTTGAATCCCCAAGATTTCCCTATTTgcgcaaagttttttttttatatagtggGAGGTGATGATGAGAAACACTGTGTCGTTTTCAGATTTTGGTAAAACACTGCGCGGCGTTTCCTTAAATTTCTCGTTAAGTGGGCTTTAATTATATGCTAGTGAAAGCCCAATGAATATATCGATAAAATTTGAAGCCCTATAAAATAATGGAGTTTTTGCTCAATTTATTTATCACTTGTTCATCTTAGCATATATTATTACTAAGTTACTAACACTTACAGAAAAAGATTGGAAGTcaaaaacacttttagatgaaAAATTGTATTCTCGTAGATAATATTACACCAAATTAGATAATAGGTTACCTCCTATTATCTCACACATATTTGTTCTACACATAAGATTAGTCTTTTTAGTTATAGACTAAGAGATTAATCGCTAAGGATTTGAGTATTCATCCACTAGGAGATTAATCATACTTGTGGTGTGTTTGGACTTCTTATCTTAGTCATTTATCATTTACAAGATCAATGTTCTAATATTATTTGCAATAAGGGTTTCTTgataattaatcttttttctttcttccaagTATTCTTTGACTTTTCTCTGTTGTTTAAAAACTTCCACTTAACttatcgtaaaaaaaaaaaacatccgtaacatattttttgttcaaattaaaACTACGTTAAACAGTGCTACCCGTCAAGAAAGGCTTTTCAAGACCAAAAATGTTAAGGTTTTTtgtaaaggaaaataaaagttataaagtttttttgttttgttttgtaaggtCAATCTTTAATCGGAGAACACCAAGGGTGTTCTAAGcctaattaaattagaaaaataatgaacaGTGGGTTtagaacaatttttttggtcttgaatGAGAAATAATTTAAGCCCAGTTCTCATAGGACGTGGCTTCACGTGATTGGGCGAGATtttttgcaaagaaaaaaaatatttcatttctcTCATTCTGTTCGAAATCGTATCtaggttttttctttctctccaaaacgGCGAAAGCTTCGTTGTCACCATTTTCGTCGGCTAAGGTTAGTATTTCGGccattaaaacaccaaaatcgaGAGCTCTTCTATGTAGAAATCGATCTTTGCATAGGTTTTCCGACAAATCCGTTtaaattctcttcttttgtcgATTGATATGTCCGACGATTTGAAGGCGAAGTCGAAATTTTCTTCCTGAGCCTTTGTCTCCTCGTCTCCTTTGTCTGGCAAATCTCATCTCCGGCGATATAGACAAGGTAGTCCCGTCGTTTTCTCTGTCAGTCATTGTTTCTTGGATGTTCCATCGATTTAGGGTAAATCTGAAATCTGTGAATTAGGTTTGGGTTTAGTATCATGGTATAGGGTTTGTCTCTTCTGTCAATTAACgattttgattaatcaatatAAGATTTTAGT
Coding sequences within:
- the LOC104741377 gene encoding transcription initiation factor TFIID subunit 4-like isoform X1; the protein is MDLSIVKLLEEDDKGDSKHSEDDINLFQEALIRDIEGIHQPQCTKLPKMSSQQAHGVKHGLTPARVSDLLRILADLNKDRKSHFQNLYCKLKRKEITTDRLIRHLKVAVGDQMIRSVISKLHQLQPGNMGIKRRNHDKVSKPAEISAQESAPSEVQFNQPPSTVSGTLSSSATEQGLNKHPEQYMQTHSSSSHKDTNSGSLNSYPGTNFSSPPGSMPRARLPDFQHMANNQNVVPASVEAPNKSTIDMTKVPKFERPTSVNSPSTVKDGSVSNFQNNFSLPLYSAPLQESVTKDQTVGPSSSVVHVKQKSVDQSFDQAQKPHSLVKQGVANVPLEQNNAIPNSSNDDLEKQSSKMVLSTSNTSASSVYPPMTTHLGSSTMVYLPQPSGTIPTVAYVMKTPEMPSVGQKKPLEALGSSMPLSRKKQKLCGTSLDGSIEKYQLQQGNMGIKIPGRPNHVNVSKSAEISAQESDPHVVQVNQLPSTSSETLSSSATIQALNKHPEQYVQLPSSSFHMDTNYESLNSYPPTNFNSPGSLPRARLPDFQHMANNQNVVPASVEGATKYTINMTNVLKFERQTSVNCPSRVQDGPVSNFQNNSSLNLYIAPLQESATKDQTVGPSSSVVHVKQISSDQSFDQAQKPLTLVKQGVTNVPLEQKNAIPISSNEDVEKQSSKMVLSTSTTSASSVSPSMTTQLGSSTMVYLPASPGTIPTAANVRKTPVMPSVGQKKPLKALGSSMPPSRKKQKLCGPSSDRSIENFNDVTAVSGINLQEEEKQLLDSGPKKNSRVAIASRRVVPEEEAKTILQKIPLQRKLTEIMAKRGLKHIDHDVERCLSLCVEERMRGLLSNIIRISKQRTDAEKCRHQTFITSDIRKEINEMNRKAKEEWEKKHGGEEKAKNEENDFEKEDNHSRQVKAKKESDERRAKAANVAVHAAFGGDDMFSKWKFMAEARRNKSSTGPGRNSKKLSGEIGGTKSGKNLGLTEVRSISVKDVIAVLEKEPQMVRSTLLYRLYSRICSDV
- the LOC104741377 gene encoding transcription initiation factor TFIID subunit 4-like isoform X2, with the protein product MFQEALIRDIEGIHHPQCTKLPKMSSQQARGVEHGLIPARVSDLLRILTDLNKDRKNQFENLYCKLKRKEITTDRLIRHLKVAVGDQMIRSVISKLHQLQPGNMGIKRRNHDKVSKPAEISAQESAPSEVQFNQPPSTVSGTLSSSATEQGLNKHPEQYMQTHSSSSHKDTNSGSLNSYPGTNFSSPPGSMPRARLPDFQHMANNQNVVPASVEAPNKSTIDMTKVPKFERPTSVNSPSTVKDGSVSNFQNNFSLPLYSAPLQESVTKDQTVGPSSSVVHVKQKSVDQSFDQAQKPHSLVKQGVANVPLEQNNAIPNSSNDDLEKQSSKMVLSTSNTSASSVYPPMTTHLGSSTMVYLPQPSGTIPTVAYVMKTPEMPSVGQKKPLEALGSSMPLSRKKQKLCGTSLDGSIEKYQLQQGNMGIKIPGRPNHVNVSKSAEISAQESDPHVVQVNQLPSTSSETLSSSATIQALNKHPEQYVQLPSSSFHMDTNYESLNSYPPTNFNSPGSLPRARLPDFQHMANNQNVVPASVEGATKYTINMTNVLKFERQTSVNCPSRVQDGPVSNFQNNSSLNLYIAPLQESATKDQTVGPSSSVVHVKQISSDQSFDQAQKPLTLVKQGVTNVPLEQKNAIPISSNEDVEKQSSKMVLSTSTTSASSVSPSMTTQLGSSTMVYLPASPGTIPTAANVRKTPVMPSVGQKKPLKALGSSMPPSRKKQKLCGPSSDRSIENFNDVTAVSGINLQEEEKQLLDSGPKKNSRVAIASRRVVPEEEAKTILQKIPLQRKLTEIMAKRGLKHIDHDVERCLSLCVEERMRGLLSNIIRISKQRTDAEKCRHQTFITSDIRKEINEMNRKAKEEWEKKHGGEEKAKNEENDFEKEDNHSRQVKAKKESDERRAKAANVAVHAAFGGDDMFSKWKFMAEARRNKSSTGPGRNSKKLSGEIGGTKSGKNLGLTEVRSISVKDVIAVLEKEPQMVRSTLLYRLYSRICSDV